A genomic stretch from Mya arenaria isolate MELC-2E11 chromosome 10, ASM2691426v1 includes:
- the LOC128205487 gene encoding tyrosine-protein phosphatase non-receptor type 9-like gives MEGHLEKHEGIGMYFPCDNQTIKKNLVSVRSSTGQSEIHFVKRMLHFEHEIKTKTGVIIPHYEYLDWDTKLNLPKSAEHFVAFIKEVEDASKSSRLKGPILLHCLNGAGKSGLLCVVSILLEKLIEDNEVSVVNAVKYIKARRSLAIPNKEQFYFCHECVIHSLNATENAAIYNIRGKAA, from the exons ATGGAGGGACACTTGGAAAAGCATGAG gGGATTGGCATGTACTTTCCTTGTGACAATCAGACAATAAAGAAGAATTTGGTTTCCGTACGATCCTCCACAGGTCAAAGTGAAATACACTTTGTAAAAAGAATGCTACATTTTGAACACGAAATAAAG acCAAAACAGGAGTGATAATTCCACACTATGAATACTTGGACTGGGATACAAAACTCAATCTTCCGAAGTCGGCAGAACACTTTGTTGCCTTTATCAAGGAAGTGGAAGACGCTTCCAAGTCATCTCGCCTCAAGGGACCGATCCTGTTGCATTGTCT GAACGGTGCTGGAAAGAGCGGCCTTTTATGTGTTGTCTCGATATTACTCGAAAAACTGATTGAAGACAATGAAGTCAGTGTGGTCAATGCGGTGAAGTATATCAAAGCAAGAAGATCGCTCGCTATTCCAAATAAG gaGCAGTTTTACTTTTGTCACGAGTGTGTTATCCATTCCTTGAACGCAACTGAAAACGCTGCGATATACAACATAAGAGGGAAAGCCGCGTGA